In one Oryza glaberrima chromosome 2, OglaRS2, whole genome shotgun sequence genomic region, the following are encoded:
- the LOC127762393 gene encoding vacuolar protein sorting-associated protein 45 homolog isoform X1: protein MTLITLIRDYIDRMLHDIPGMKVLVLDPDTVGMVSVVYSQSDLLRKEVFLVETVDNASSSRESMAHLKAVYFLRPSSDNVQKLRRHLAAPRFAEYHLFFSNVLKIPQIQVLADSDEQEVVQQVQEFYADFCAIDPYHFTLNIRNNHVYMLPMVVDPPGMQSFCDRAVDGIASVFLALKRRPVIRYQRTSDVAKRIAQETARLMYEQESGLFDFRRTENSSLLLVIDRRDDPVTPLLNQWTYQAMVHELIGIENNKVDLREYPNVPKDQKEVVLSSVQDEFFRANMFENFGDLGMNIKRMVDDFQHLSKTSQNIQSISDMSKFLSNYPEYRKTHGNVTKHVALVSEMSRIVEERKIMLISQTEQELACTSGQAAAFEAVTSLLNNESVSDIDRLRLVLLYALRYEKESPVQLMQLFNKLASRSAKYKSGLVQFLLKQAGVDKRTGDLYGNRDLLNIARNMARGLKGIENVYTQHQPLLFQTMEGIVKARLRDADYPLVGNHFQQNRPQDVVLFIVGGTTYEEARSVALYNAANPGVRFFLGGSVVLNSKRFLDDLGEAQRISKSSSLV, encoded by the exons ATGACGCTGATCACCCTCATCCGCGACTACATCGATCGCATGCTCCACGACATCCCCGGGATGAAGGTCCTCGTCCTCGACCCCGATACC GTGGGGATGGTAAGCGTGGTGTACAGCCAGTCAGATCTCCTCCGGAAGGAGGTGTTCCTCGTGGAGACGGTCGACAACGCCTCCAGCTCCAGGGAGTCCATGGCGCACCTCAAGGCCGTCTACTTCCTCCGCCCCTCCTCCGATAACGTCCAGAAGCTCCGCCGGCATCTCGCCGCCCCGCGTTTCGCCGAGTACCACCTCT TCTTCTCCAATGTATTGAAGATTCCACAGATTCAGGTGCTCGCAGATTCCGATGAGCAGGAGGTTGTGCAGCAAGTTCAG GAGTTCTATGCTGATTTTTGTGCCATCGACCCTTACCATTTCACACTGAACATACGCAATAACCACGTCTACATGCTTCCAATGGTGGTGGATCCTCCTGGTATGCAGAGTTTCTGTGATCGGGCTGTTGATGGCATTGCTTCTGTCTTCCTGGCTCTCAAGCGCCGTCCTGTTATTAGATACCAAAGGACATCTGATGTTGCAAAAAGGATTGCACAAGAAACTGCG AGATTGATGTATGAGCAGGAAAGTGGCTTGTTTGATTTTAGACGAACTGAGAACTCTTCCTTGTTGCTGGTGATTGACAGAAGGGATGATCCTGTTACCCCGTTACTTAACCAATGGACATATCAG GCAATGGTTCATGAACTTATTGGAATTGAGAACAATAAAGTTGATCTAAGGGAATATCCTAATGTCCCTAAAGACCAGAAG GAGGTGGTTCTATCATCAGTTCAGGATGAATTTTTTAGGGCTAACATGTTCGAGAATTTTGGTGATCTTGGTATGAATATCAAAAGAATGGTAGATGACTTTCAACATCTTTCGAAGACCAGCCAGAATATTCAGAGCATAA GTGATATGTCAAAATTTCTGAGCAACTACCCTGAATATCGGAAGACTCATGGAAATGTAACGAAGCATGTTGCTTTGGTCAGTGAGATGAGCAGAATTGTGGAGGAAAGGAAGATTATGCTAATTTCTCAGACGGAGCAAGAGTTAGCATGTACAAGTGGACAAGCAGCTGCTTTCGAG GCTGTCACTTCCTTGCTAAACAATGAAAGTGTGTCTGATATTGATCGTTTACGGTTAGTATTGCTCTATGCTTTGAGGTATGAAAAGGAGAGTCCGGTTCAGTTGATGCAGCTTTTCAATAAATTGGCTTCTCGTTCTGCTAAATACAAGTCAGGG CTGGTTCAATTCCTCCTCAAACAGGCTGGTGTTGATAAGAGAACAGGTGACTTATATGGGAACCGTGATCTATTAAATATTGCTCGCAACATGGCTCGTGGACTCAAG GGCATTGAGAATGTATACACCCAACATCAGCCTCTTCTCTTTCAGACCATGGAAGGAATTGTAAAGGCACGATTACGAGATGCTGATTATCCGCTTGTTGGCAATCATTTCCAGCAGAACAG GCCTCAAGATGTTGTGCTGTTCATTGTTGGAGGGACGACTTACGAGGAAGCAAGATCAGTAGCCCTTTACAATGCAGCAAATCCTGGAGTTCGGTTCTTTCTTGGTGGTTCAGTGGTTCTAAATTCAAAGAG ATTTCTTGATGACTTAGGAGAGGCACAGAGAATATCGAAATCGAGCAGTCTAGTATGA
- the LOC127762393 gene encoding vacuolar protein sorting-associated protein 45 homolog isoform X2, protein MTLITLIRDYIDRMLHDIPGMKVLVLDPDTVGMVSVVYSQSDLLRKEVFLVETVDNASSSRESMAHLKAVYFLRPSSDNVQKLRRHLAAPRFAEYHLFFSNVLKIPQIQVLADSDEQEVVQQVQEFYADFCAIDPYHFTLNIRNNHVYMLPMVVDPPGMQSFCDRAVDGIASVFLALKRRPVIRYQRTSDVAKRIAQETARLMYEQESGLFDFRRTENSSLLLVIDRRDDPVTPLLNQWTYQAMVHELIGIENNKVDLREYPNVPKDQKEVVLSSVQDEFFRANMFENFGDLGMNIKRMVDDFQHLSKTSQNIQSISDMSKFLSNYPEYRKTHGNVTKHVALVSEMSRIVEERKIMLISQTEQELACTSGQAAAFEAVTSLLNNESVSDIDRLRLVLLYALRYEKESPVQLMQLFNKLASRSAKYKSGLVQFLLKQAGVDKRTGDLYGNRDLLNIARNMARGLKGIENVYTQHQPLLFQTMEGIVKARLRDADYPLVGNHFQQNRPQDVVLFIVGGTTYEEARSVALYNAANPGVRFFLGGSVVLNSKRFHRQIADFLMT, encoded by the exons ATGACGCTGATCACCCTCATCCGCGACTACATCGATCGCATGCTCCACGACATCCCCGGGATGAAGGTCCTCGTCCTCGACCCCGATACC GTGGGGATGGTAAGCGTGGTGTACAGCCAGTCAGATCTCCTCCGGAAGGAGGTGTTCCTCGTGGAGACGGTCGACAACGCCTCCAGCTCCAGGGAGTCCATGGCGCACCTCAAGGCCGTCTACTTCCTCCGCCCCTCCTCCGATAACGTCCAGAAGCTCCGCCGGCATCTCGCCGCCCCGCGTTTCGCCGAGTACCACCTCT TCTTCTCCAATGTATTGAAGATTCCACAGATTCAGGTGCTCGCAGATTCCGATGAGCAGGAGGTTGTGCAGCAAGTTCAG GAGTTCTATGCTGATTTTTGTGCCATCGACCCTTACCATTTCACACTGAACATACGCAATAACCACGTCTACATGCTTCCAATGGTGGTGGATCCTCCTGGTATGCAGAGTTTCTGTGATCGGGCTGTTGATGGCATTGCTTCTGTCTTCCTGGCTCTCAAGCGCCGTCCTGTTATTAGATACCAAAGGACATCTGATGTTGCAAAAAGGATTGCACAAGAAACTGCG AGATTGATGTATGAGCAGGAAAGTGGCTTGTTTGATTTTAGACGAACTGAGAACTCTTCCTTGTTGCTGGTGATTGACAGAAGGGATGATCCTGTTACCCCGTTACTTAACCAATGGACATATCAG GCAATGGTTCATGAACTTATTGGAATTGAGAACAATAAAGTTGATCTAAGGGAATATCCTAATGTCCCTAAAGACCAGAAG GAGGTGGTTCTATCATCAGTTCAGGATGAATTTTTTAGGGCTAACATGTTCGAGAATTTTGGTGATCTTGGTATGAATATCAAAAGAATGGTAGATGACTTTCAACATCTTTCGAAGACCAGCCAGAATATTCAGAGCATAA GTGATATGTCAAAATTTCTGAGCAACTACCCTGAATATCGGAAGACTCATGGAAATGTAACGAAGCATGTTGCTTTGGTCAGTGAGATGAGCAGAATTGTGGAGGAAAGGAAGATTATGCTAATTTCTCAGACGGAGCAAGAGTTAGCATGTACAAGTGGACAAGCAGCTGCTTTCGAG GCTGTCACTTCCTTGCTAAACAATGAAAGTGTGTCTGATATTGATCGTTTACGGTTAGTATTGCTCTATGCTTTGAGGTATGAAAAGGAGAGTCCGGTTCAGTTGATGCAGCTTTTCAATAAATTGGCTTCTCGTTCTGCTAAATACAAGTCAGGG CTGGTTCAATTCCTCCTCAAACAGGCTGGTGTTGATAAGAGAACAGGTGACTTATATGGGAACCGTGATCTATTAAATATTGCTCGCAACATGGCTCGTGGACTCAAG GGCATTGAGAATGTATACACCCAACATCAGCCTCTTCTCTTTCAGACCATGGAAGGAATTGTAAAGGCACGATTACGAGATGCTGATTATCCGCTTGTTGGCAATCATTTCCAGCAGAACAG GCCTCAAGATGTTGTGCTGTTCATTGTTGGAGGGACGACTTACGAGGAAGCAAGATCAGTAGCCCTTTACAATGCAGCAAATCCTGGAGTTCGGTTCTTTCTTGGTGGTTCAGTGGTTCTAAATTCAAAGAG GTTTCACCGTCAAATTGCAGATTTCTTGATGACTTAG
- the LOC127762393 gene encoding vacuolar protein sorting-associated protein 45 homolog isoform X3 — MTLITLIRDYIDRMLHDIPGMKVLVLDPDTVGMVSVVYSQSDLLRKEVFLVETVDNASSSRESMAHLKAVYFLRPSSDNVQKLRRHLAAPRFAEYHLFFSNVLKIPQIQVLADSDEQEVVQQVQEFYADFCAIDPYHFTLNIRNNHVYMLPMVVDPPGMQSFCDRAVDGIASVFLALKRRPVIRYQRTSDVAKRIAQETARLMYEQESGLFDFRRTENSSLLLVIDRRDDPVTPLLNQWTYQAMVHELIGIENNKVDLREYPNVPKDQKEVVLSSVQDEFFRANMFENFGDLGMNIKRMVDDFQHLSKTSQNIQSISDMSKFLSNYPEYRKTHGNVTKHVALVSEMSRIVEERKIMLISQTEQELACTSGQAAAFEAVTSLLNNESVSDIDRLRLVLLYALRYEKESPVQLMQLFNKLASRSAKYKSGLVQFLLKQAGVDKRTGDLYGNRDLLNIARNMARGLKGIENVYTQHQPLLFQTMEGIVKARLRDADYPLVGNHFQQNSMVYF, encoded by the exons ATGACGCTGATCACCCTCATCCGCGACTACATCGATCGCATGCTCCACGACATCCCCGGGATGAAGGTCCTCGTCCTCGACCCCGATACC GTGGGGATGGTAAGCGTGGTGTACAGCCAGTCAGATCTCCTCCGGAAGGAGGTGTTCCTCGTGGAGACGGTCGACAACGCCTCCAGCTCCAGGGAGTCCATGGCGCACCTCAAGGCCGTCTACTTCCTCCGCCCCTCCTCCGATAACGTCCAGAAGCTCCGCCGGCATCTCGCCGCCCCGCGTTTCGCCGAGTACCACCTCT TCTTCTCCAATGTATTGAAGATTCCACAGATTCAGGTGCTCGCAGATTCCGATGAGCAGGAGGTTGTGCAGCAAGTTCAG GAGTTCTATGCTGATTTTTGTGCCATCGACCCTTACCATTTCACACTGAACATACGCAATAACCACGTCTACATGCTTCCAATGGTGGTGGATCCTCCTGGTATGCAGAGTTTCTGTGATCGGGCTGTTGATGGCATTGCTTCTGTCTTCCTGGCTCTCAAGCGCCGTCCTGTTATTAGATACCAAAGGACATCTGATGTTGCAAAAAGGATTGCACAAGAAACTGCG AGATTGATGTATGAGCAGGAAAGTGGCTTGTTTGATTTTAGACGAACTGAGAACTCTTCCTTGTTGCTGGTGATTGACAGAAGGGATGATCCTGTTACCCCGTTACTTAACCAATGGACATATCAG GCAATGGTTCATGAACTTATTGGAATTGAGAACAATAAAGTTGATCTAAGGGAATATCCTAATGTCCCTAAAGACCAGAAG GAGGTGGTTCTATCATCAGTTCAGGATGAATTTTTTAGGGCTAACATGTTCGAGAATTTTGGTGATCTTGGTATGAATATCAAAAGAATGGTAGATGACTTTCAACATCTTTCGAAGACCAGCCAGAATATTCAGAGCATAA GTGATATGTCAAAATTTCTGAGCAACTACCCTGAATATCGGAAGACTCATGGAAATGTAACGAAGCATGTTGCTTTGGTCAGTGAGATGAGCAGAATTGTGGAGGAAAGGAAGATTATGCTAATTTCTCAGACGGAGCAAGAGTTAGCATGTACAAGTGGACAAGCAGCTGCTTTCGAG GCTGTCACTTCCTTGCTAAACAATGAAAGTGTGTCTGATATTGATCGTTTACGGTTAGTATTGCTCTATGCTTTGAGGTATGAAAAGGAGAGTCCGGTTCAGTTGATGCAGCTTTTCAATAAATTGGCTTCTCGTTCTGCTAAATACAAGTCAGGG CTGGTTCAATTCCTCCTCAAACAGGCTGGTGTTGATAAGAGAACAGGTGACTTATATGGGAACCGTGATCTATTAAATATTGCTCGCAACATGGCTCGTGGACTCAAG GGCATTGAGAATGTATACACCCAACATCAGCCTCTTCTCTTTCAGACCATGGAAGGAATTGTAAAGGCACGATTACGAGATGCTGATTATCCGCTTGTTGGCAATCATTTCCAGCAGAACAG CATGGTTTACTTCTAA